From Paenibacillus sp. PL2-23:
CCCCGAGCAATACCAAATCCGGATCACTCGGCGCCTTCAGCCATTTACGCCCTTCCATCAGATCCGAAACAAATCCGTCAGTAAGCTCATAGCCTACTATCTGTGTACCCTGTAATGGGTAAAAATAAACATCCGACAACAAACCTAATTGCTCGCCAGTTACCGTAACGACCGGCATTTCCTTCAGCCTGACGATACCGGTGTAGAATGCTCGCCTTACTTTCCTTCGGTTCATGGCGACTACGGCATCCTCTCCCGAGATCAACACGGCATCCTCGCCGCAGCTTAACACCTCGTTCCAGGACACCACCCTTGTCCGGGCAGCAAACCATTTGGCGAACTCGACGATCAGGCCCTGGAGCTTCCAATGCTCATCGAACCAGGCATCCTTGACTGTGCCGACCCGTTTTCCGGAATGGATGACGATAATAGGCAGCCCAATTAGCTGTTGCAGTTTTACCACCTGGAAGAAGCCTCCTAACCTTTGTCCCGAAGCCGATTCACAATACCGGCCACGATGGGAGCAGCGCTCTCAAGCTCTTCCAAAGTATTCCCCAAACCAAAGCTAAATCTTACAGCGGAGTTCAGGCGAGCCTTCGACAAGCCCATCGCCCGCAGCACATGCGATTTCTCAAGCGAGCCCGAGGTGCACGCCGAGCCGCTCGCCGCTGCGATCCCCGCCATATCAAGCTTCATAAGCATGGTCTCCGTATGAATGCCGATAAAGCTGAGATTCACGATATGCGGCAACGTGTTCTCGCTGTTGCCGTTCAAGATCACGCCATCGTCGGAAATCAGCTCCTTCAGCCGATCTATCCATGTTGTACGAAGCTCGTCCATAAAAAGTTGCCTTTTTTTTCGTTCGTTCACACAAATGTCAACAGCTTTGGCGAAACCGGCGATTCCGGCGACATTTTCCGTGCCGGCGCGGCGCTTGCGCTCCTGTGAGCCGCCGTGCAGCAGAGGCTCGAAGGGCGTCCCGGAGGAGATATACAAGGCGCCAACACCTTGGGGCCCATTGATCTTATGAGCGGAGAAGCTCATCAGATTCACCGGAAGCTGGGACAGCTTGTACGACATCGCTCCCAGCGTCTGTACGGCATCGACATGAAAGACGGCTCCGCTTGCTTGTACAAGCTCTCCTATAGCTTCAATGGGCTGAATCGTTCCGACTTCATTGTTGCCGTGCATAATGCTGACGACTGCAGTCTGGGGGCGAAGGACCTCGAGCACCCCTTCGGGGTGCACGAGGCCTTGTTCATCTACAGGAAGCACGGTCAGC
This genomic window contains:
- a CDS encoding PRC-barrel domain-containing protein — its product is MVKLQQLIGLPIIVIHSGKRVGTVKDAWFDEHWKLQGLIVEFAKWFAARTRVVSWNEVLSCGEDAVLISGEDAVVAMNRRKVRRAFYTGIVRLKEMPVVTVTGEQLGLLSDVYFYPLQGTQIVGYELTDGFVSDLMEGRKWLKAPSDPDLVLLGEDAIIVPAVSEAELEPVAASNFRG
- a CDS encoding cysteine desulfurase family protein, which translates into the protein MNYYFDHAATTPMHPEVVRTMVELMQGPGGNGSSMHALGRSAKGHISRSRDGIAEAIGCKPGELLFTSGGTESDNAALIGAARAQRLRGRNHIVTSAAEHHAVLHTCQWLAEQEGFELTVLPVDEQGLVHPEGVLEVLRPQTAVVSIMHGNNEVGTIQPIEAIGELVQASGAVFHVDAVQTLGAMSYKLSQLPVNLMSFSAHKINGPQGVGALYISSGTPFEPLLHGGSQERKRRAGTENVAGIAGFAKAVDICVNERKKRQLFMDELRTTWIDRLKELISDDGVILNGNSENTLPHIVNLSFIGIHTETMLMKLDMAGIAAASGSACTSGSLEKSHVLRAMGLSKARLNSAVRFSFGLGNTLEELESAAPIVAGIVNRLRDKG